The proteins below are encoded in one region of Metabacillus dongyingensis:
- the rplA gene encoding 50S ribosomal protein L1, whose protein sequence is MAKRGKKYVEAAKLVDRTQAYGVQEAIELVKKTNTAKFDATVEVAFRLGVDPRKNDQQIRGAVVLPNGTGKTQRVLVFAKGEKAKEAEAAGADFVGDADYIAKIQQGWFDFDVIVATPDMMGEVGKLGRVLGPKGLMPNPKTGTVSFDVEKAVKEIKAGKVEYRVDKAGNIHVPIGKVSFEDSKLVENFTTIFETLLKAKPAAAKGTYMKNVAVASTMGPGVKVDSSSFGVK, encoded by the coding sequence ATGGCTAAAAGAGGTAAAAAGTACGTAGAAGCTGCTAAATTAGTAGACCGTACTCAAGCTTACGGAGTTCAAGAAGCAATTGAACTTGTAAAGAAAACAAACACAGCTAAATTTGATGCAACAGTTGAAGTTGCATTCCGTTTAGGCGTTGATCCACGTAAAAACGATCAGCAAATCCGCGGAGCAGTTGTTCTTCCAAACGGAACAGGTAAAACTCAACGCGTTTTAGTATTTGCTAAAGGTGAAAAAGCGAAAGAAGCAGAAGCTGCTGGAGCTGATTTCGTAGGCGATGCTGACTATATCGCTAAAATCCAACAAGGATGGTTTGACTTCGATGTAATCGTAGCTACTCCTGACATGATGGGTGAAGTTGGTAAGCTCGGCCGCGTACTTGGACCAAAAGGCTTAATGCCAAACCCTAAAACTGGCACTGTTTCATTTGACGTTGAAAAAGCAGTTAAAGAAATCAAAGCTGGTAAAGTTGAATACCGTGTTGACAAAGCTGGTAACATCCACGTGCCAATCGGTAAAGTATCTTTCGAAGACAGCAAGCTAGTTGAAAACTTCACTACAATCTTCGAAACGTTATTAAAAGCAAAACCTGCTGCTGCAAAAGGCACATACATGAAGAACGTAGCTGTTGCTTCTACTATGGGACCTGGCGTTAAAGTTGATTCATCAAGTTTCGGCGTTAAATAA
- the rplJ gene encoding 50S ribosomal protein L10 has translation MSSAIETKKSIVDDITAKFRDSKTTIVVDYRGLTVAEVTELRKTLREAGIEFKVYKNTMTRRAVENVELTGLNDALTGPNAIAFSNEDVVAPAKILNDFAKKHDALEIKAGVIEGNIATVEQIKALADLPSREGLLSMLLSVLQAPIRNLALATKAVAEQKEEQGA, from the coding sequence ATGAGCAGCGCTATCGAAACAAAAAAATCCATCGTAGATGACATTACTGCTAAATTTCGCGACAGCAAAACAACAATCGTTGTTGACTACCGCGGTTTAACAGTAGCAGAAGTTACTGAACTTCGTAAAACTCTTCGTGAAGCTGGCATCGAGTTCAAAGTTTACAAAAACACAATGACTCGCCGTGCAGTTGAAAATGTTGAACTTACTGGTCTTAATGACGCCCTAACAGGTCCTAATGCAATTGCATTCAGTAATGAAGACGTAGTTGCTCCAGCTAAGATTCTTAACGATTTTGCTAAAAAGCATGACGCGTTAGAAATCAAAGCAGGTGTAATCGAAGGAAACATCGCAACTGTAGAACAAATTAAAGCTCTTGCTGATCTTCCGTCACGTGAAGGCTTACTTTCTATGTTGCTTAGCGTTCTTCAAGCTCCAATCCGCAATCTTGCACTTGCTACTAAAGCAGTTGCAGAACAAAAAGAAGAGCAAGGCGCTTAA